The following proteins are co-located in the Cyprinus carpio isolate SPL01 chromosome B19, ASM1834038v1, whole genome shotgun sequence genome:
- the slc30a8 gene encoding zinc transporter 8 isoform X2, with protein MSSDEMKDGKHCHDNNNALEDREREKKLAKKRLYVVSAVCLVFIVGEIIGGYFAGSLAVMTDAAHLLVDLTSFIISLCSLWLSSRPATCTLSYGWHRAEILGALLSVFTIWLVTGVLVYLAVERLIHNDFTIDGTIMLITSGCAVLANIIMAFTLHQSGHGHSHGGLSGGHSHDHGKEKGHSHDHGKEKDHSHDHGKENGHRDSNANHCDTEENGSGKRQQANASVRAAFVHVIGDLLQSVSVLVSALIIFFKPEYKIADPICTFLFSIFVLLTTFTILRDIVIVLMEGTPAGVNYNEMRERLLGIKGVKAVHNLHIWALTMNQALLSVHVAIEDTVEPRVVLREITKACFTTYSFHSVTIQLEHQADQRADCSLCQNPTK; from the exons ATGTCCTCAGATGAGATGAAAGATGGTAAGCACTGTCACGATAATAACAATGCCCTGGAGGACCGAGAGCGGGAAAAAAAGCTGGCCAAGAAACGCCTGTACGTTGTTTCAGCAGTGTGTCTGGTCTTCATCGTGGGCGAGATCATAG GTGGGTATTTTGCTGGAAGTCTGGCTGTAATGACAGATGCCGCCCACCTGCTTGTGGACCTCACCAGCTTCATCATCAGTTTGTGCTCGCTGTGGCTGTCGTCCAGACCTGCTACATGCACTCTCAGTTACGGCTGGCATCGAGCAG AAATCTTGGGTGCTCTGCTGTCTGTTTTCACCATTTGGCTGGTGACTGGTGTGCTGGTGTATCTAGCAGTGGAACGGCTCATTCATAATGACTTCACAATTGACGGCACAATCATGCTGATCACCTCTGGCTGTGCTGTACTGGCCAACATCAT AATGGCCTTCACTCTGCATCAGTCAGGTCATGGCCATAGTCACGGTGGTCTGAGCGGCGGCCACAGTCACGACCATGGGAAGGAAAAAGGCCACAGTCACGACCATGGGAAGGAAAAAGACCATAGTCACGACCATGGGAAGGAAAACGGCCACAGGGATTCTAACGCTAACCATTGTGACACAGAGGAGAATGGATCTGGTAAAAGACAACAAGCTAATGCTAGCGTCAGGGCAGCATTCGTCCATGTGATTGGAGACCTTCTACAGAGTGTCAGTGTGCTCGTCAGCGCGCTCATCATCTTTTTTAAG cCTGAATATAAAATTGCAGATCCCATCTGCACCTTCCTGTTTTCTATATTTGTCCTGTTAACCACATTCACTATCTTGAGGGACATAGTCATCGTCCTAATGGAAG GTACACCGGCTGGTGTGAACTATAATGAGATGAGAGAACGACTGCTCGGAATCAAAGGTGTCAAAGCTGTGCACAACCTTCACATCTGGGCCCTGACAATGAACCAGGCTTTGCTCTCCGTTCATGTGGCTATAG AAGATACCGTAGAGCCACGGGTGGTGTTGAGAGAAATAACCAAGGCCTGTTTCACAACATACAGTTTCCATTCAGTAACCATTCAACTGGAGCATCAGGCGGACCAGAGGGCTGACTGCAGCCTCTGTCAAAACCCCACAAAGTGA